A window of ANME-2 cluster archaeon genomic DNA:
AATGGAGATTTACAATTCCTTGTTGCAATAAAATGTCTTGACCAGGGAATCGATATACCCGTTTGCGATTCTGCGATAATTCTTACAAGTTCGCGTAACCCTCGTGAATATATTCAAAGAAGGGGCAGGATTCTCAGATTGCATGATGATAAAAAATTTGCAATTGTCCATGATATGTTTGTATTTCCACGTCCTGTCAATGAACTGAGATCTGGTAAAAGGAAACTATCAGATTATGAGATTACACTTATAAAGAATCAGCTTCAAAGAATATCAATATTCATGGATAACGCTATTAATGAGGCTGAAAATATGATTAAAAAACTTGAATACGGGGATATTATTATAGATTCGATGGAGTGACTGTTCAATGGATGATGATATTAAAGATATTATTAATCGGGTATTCACGGTCCAAGATGCTGCTGTAGTAGAACAGATGTTAGATGTGATAAATATAAATATTTCAGATGCGTACAAGCTAAAAGTGGTCAATGAAATAGACCAAATAATTCAGGATGTGCAAAGATGATCGATTTCAGATTAATCAAGATAACCTTGTTCAACTTTGCCTGTTATTATGGTGAGAACACATTGGATTTTACCAATGTATCAGATAAGAACATTTTTTTGTTCAATGTCCAAAATGGTTTTGGGAAGACAACTTTATTTCATGCGATCAAGTGGGGTTTTTATGGTGAGGCTATAGAGTATTTTAAAGACTCCGACAAGATAGATATTAAAGATTTTCTTAATGACCGGCTGGACCCATCTAAAGATATGTGTTCTGTGGAGATTACATTCGAATATGGAAACGATATCTATACCCTTAAAAGGAAATATCAACCCGGTGTTAAACAATCATCTGAACTTTACTTATCCAAAGGCGCGGAGGATATCCTTGATGTCGACGAAGCTCAAGAGATGTTAGAGCACATAATCCCACAAAATTTTGCTGATTTCTTCATGTTCGATGGTGAGCAGCTCAGCCGATTTATGACCGCACAAAAGAACATCGAGCAGAACTATAGAGATAGCATTCTACAGTTATTAGGTCTGAAACAGATACAAATACTAAAAGACCATCTATCAAAACTTGAAAAGAGATACGATAAAGAGCTGACCCAGCAAACTTCAACTAACAAAGAAGTAGAGAAAAAGAAAAAAATAATAGAGGCCATCATCACAAGCATAAAAAATGAAGATACAAAAATAGAAAAACATGAAAAGTCCATCGAAAATAACAATAATTACATCGAGAAACTCGAAGAACAACGAACTCGGTATGCAAACTTACCTAAGGTTATGGAAGACTTAGATAAAATAAATGAAGCCATTAATAAAAAAGGCAAAAAGGAATCTGAGATAGAAAGTAAATTATCATCAAATTCTAGTAATTTTTTCATAAAATTCATCGTGAGGGATTTAAAGAGGTACATCGATGAGAACAATAGCAGGATTAGTGATCTTCAAGAAGTTTGTGGATTAAGTGACATGCAAGCAGATACCCAGTCTGCTAAAGAAGACATACTAAAGAAAAGTATTCCTATATGTGAAGTATGCGGTCACAAATTGAGCGATTCAGAAAAATCAGAGCTGAAAAAGGAACAAGAAAGAATAAGAGAATCTTTAAAATTATTTGAACAAAACAAAAAGGAACGTGATAATCTCAAAGATGAGAACCAACAGTTCGTGACTTCCTTAAGTTTATTGGACATATGCGATTTTGAGTTGGAGATGGATAACTTAGATGAGGTGAAAAACAAAATTGATGACTTGGAAAAAGATAAAAAGAAATTGAAAAAAGAAAGTCAAAGAGAAGAATTTGGCGATTTTGCTAAAATCAATAGACAAATAAGTTCATTAGAAGAAGAAAACACAACGAATAGGGATAAAATAAAGATAGCTAAAGGCAGAATCAAATCATTTAAAAAAAAGAAAGAAGATATTACACGAGATATAAAAAGACTTGGTCATGATGACAGTAATACCTATAGAATAACTAGGAATATAGATTACCTCTCTAAATTGAGTAGGCAGCTAGATGAGGCATTGGAAATAGGGACGGAATCAAAGAGACATCAAATCCTAAAGAAATCAAATGAACTTTTCAATAAGATTACCAATAAACCTGATGAATACAGTGGGATTGGTTTCGAAGATGAAGAGAGTTACGCTTTCATTATCAAAACAAAGGACAATAATTCTGTAAAAAATCCTTCTAAAGGTGAAAAACAAGTACTTGCAATGAGCTTCTTGCTTGGCTTGAACCAATTTACTGGAAGAAACAATGTGATATTGATGGACACTCCTGTTGCGAGTTTGGATGATGTACATAGTGCAGGTATCGGAAGAGCTCTAGCAAATCTTGATAATCAAGTAATATTTTTAGCTCAACCCCAAGAACTTGCTGGCGATATTTACAAAAATATGAAAGCATCAGTAGCAAAAGAGTTCACCGTTGAAAGGAAAGAGTATATATCTAGTTTCAAAGAGGTGTGAATATGAAGAACTTAGATTTTTTTGCAGATGCAGGAAACGTAAAATTTCGTTCAGCATATAGAGATTCTATGTACCATGTTATTCGTGAGAAGGACAATTATAGACTATTTACCAAAGACAATTCTGGAATAACTGGATTATTCAATACTGCGTTTAGTATAGGTTATCATTTCGATGAGCAAAAACAAATTGATAAGAATAATGCAATAAATCATGTGAATTTGGTAAGTATTGATAGAAGTGTAAAAGAACTAATGGTTTTGTTAGTTCTCAAACGAAAGCCAGAAATAAATAACCCCAAAGATTTATGGACAGAAGTTGAGATGTATGCAGAATATGGGATACAAGTAATGTTCAATTCCTTTAAAGGCAACGGCGATAAGTTGGTAATCAATTCGATCTTGGAAACAAATTAATCATAACTATTTTTGATTCTCTTTGTTAGTTCTACGATGTGTATCACAGAGTACAACGCTGCTACAATCCGAATTGGTATGTTCTCATAGGGAATGTCATAAGGATCGAACTTAATTATTCTTCCATCCTCTTCATTGTTCATATTAGACAATGATATGTCTTCATATTCGTCCCTCGGAAAGAACAAATCGACAAGCATTTTGACATTTTCAAGGGCATCCCTTGGCGTGAAGAGATTTTTGTTTGGTTCTACTAAACAATATTTTGATTGGAATACATCTGCACATGGTATTTTTTTATCAAAGACCTCTTCATTTGCCTTGATGAAAAAATTTATTTTTTCTCTATCTTTAAATTGATATAGCATAGTGAGCACATTCTCTTTTAATGGTTCTGCCGCCTTCATATTTTTTTTACCTGTTGCATGATGTATAGTTGCCGACCACCTTATAAGACCATCTGTGTATCTAGGTCTATTGTTATCCAACTCTACCCTAAAGTTCTTATACTTCATGTCGGGAACGATTTCAACGAAATTGGCTCTTTCATGTTTGTTCTGTTGTTTCTTACGGGAATCCCAACCAGTTAGGTCGAACTTTAATTTACTCTTGTCAGAATTGGGATTAAAGTCTTGTTTGACTTCGATCTTTACTTTTTTTAGTATCTCTTTCGCGAATACATATGCAAGCTTAGGACAGACTGCATTACCAATAAGTTTGTACTTTATGCCTTCGCTCTTCCCTTGGAACAAATATGTTATTGGGAATGACATGAGGCTTGCAATCTCTCTTATGGTTGGGGAGCGGTAACTGCCGTGAGCATTTTCCCCAAATATCAGTGCTTCTCTTGATGAGGTCGTTCTCATAGCCATAACCGTTCTGCTGGGCGAAGATGTATCTTCAGGGAAAGCCATCTTTCCATAATATCTGGCTTGTTGTTTTCGATCTCGAGCCTGCAACCAATTATACTTATGGATAGAGGTATCGTAAAAATGGTCGGTCAATTCTTCTCTATTGATAGAAAAAGCATAGTTGGGATCAGTGATAACTTCGCTCTTGAATGCATCGATTACTGTTTTTAATTTGACCCATTCGTCTTTTTTATGAGTGGGATTCGGTCGGGGATAATTACCAACAACGAGTCGTTTTCTTCTTTGTGGAATACCATAATCTGCAGCGTTATAGATGTTGTCGTCAGAAATATCCAATTTTAAGGCAAGATCGGTCTCCTTTTTCTGGATACCGAAGGATTCAAGGATTTCATTTGTCAGTTCTAATTCTCGGAACGTGTATTTCTCTTGAAGCTCTTTCTTAGAGTTGGGAACATTTTCTAGCAACCAATATTTTAGAATTGAATCCGGTTTATGCTTTTTAATTGCGATTATTTGAAGATATTTGTTAATAAGACGAATTCCATGCGTTTTATCTGCTTTTCCAGCGCAGTTCGAGGAAGAAAATGAAACACAGGGTGGGGAACCGATAATCACATCAACATCAGGGACGATTAAATCAACATCGGTTACTTTGATGTTGAGTATATCTCCATCGTTGTCTTCATAGCAATCAATGCCTATGTGTTTACAGTTAGGGTGGTTCAGTTTGTGTGTTTCTCTTGCAGGACCCCAATAATCTAAAGCAAAGACTATCTTAAATCCTGCTTGTCTAAATCCTTCTGAGAATCCCCCTGCACCACAGAATAAATCAGCTACTATTAGTCTCTTTTTTATGACGGATCCCCCTATATGGATTGTAATATACTCAATAGTCTTTTAAGTTATATTTATGCTTATATATCTTATGAACGTTTCAAGGTATGATACTTTTATCTTCCTCCCGCAATTGTTGTTCAGCGAAATCCAAGACAAATTCTTTTTTTGTCTGAAAGGTATCATTTCGAAGAATAAGAGTCTTTGTTCTGTGAAGCTTATCATCATAGCTCCAAAGTGATATAGTCATATTTTTCCACTTCTTTTATACTCGAAAACGCTCTTAATAAATGCAGTGTGAAAATAATTAAAATTGAGCAATAAAAGCAGGCACCTGGATTATGATTCGAACCCAACTGTACCTTACGATACAACAGGTCTCAAGCCCGAGGCGTTCGATCGAAGCGAAAAGGCCTGGGATAAGAAAATCGCACCAGCAATTTTCGACTGCTGCACATAGACTCCAGTGAATCTACGGCTCTGTTTGATCAGTTCGCTTAACTAAACCCAGCAGCTCTGCTGGGGTTGGTTATGCCGTCGCAACAATTGACGAGTAGTGGAAGGCTGCAAAGCCTCTTTACTCTACCTATCTTCTCCGAAAGCTTCACCCCGGTCACATATGCATTCGAAAGGAAAACCGCTTC
This region includes:
- a CDS encoding AAA family ATPase; protein product: MIDFRLIKITLFNFACYYGENTLDFTNVSDKNIFLFNVQNGFGKTTLFHAIKWGFYGEAIEYFKDSDKIDIKDFLNDRLDPSKDMCSVEITFEYGNDIYTLKRKYQPGVKQSSELYLSKGAEDILDVDEAQEMLEHIIPQNFADFFMFDGEQLSRFMTAQKNIEQNYRDSILQLLGLKQIQILKDHLSKLEKRYDKELTQQTSTNKEVEKKKKIIEAIITSIKNEDTKIEKHEKSIENNNNYIEKLEEQRTRYANLPKVMEDLDKINEAINKKGKKESEIESKLSSNSSNFFIKFIVRDLKRYIDENNSRISDLQEVCGLSDMQADTQSAKEDILKKSIPICEVCGHKLSDSEKSELKKEQERIRESLKLFEQNKKERDNLKDENQQFVTSLSLLDICDFELEMDNLDEVKNKIDDLEKDKKKLKKESQREEFGDFAKINRQISSLEEENTTNRDKIKIAKGRIKSFKKKKEDITRDIKRLGHDDSNTYRITRNIDYLSKLSRQLDEALEIGTESKRHQILKKSNELFNKITNKPDEYSGIGFEDEESYAFIIKTKDNNSVKNPSKGEKQVLAMSFLLGLNQFTGRNNVILMDTPVASLDDVHSAGIGRALANLDNQVIFLAQPQELAGDIYKNMKASVAKEFTVERKEYISSFKEV
- a CDS encoding DNA cytosine methyltransferase, whose amino-acid sequence is MEYITIHIGGSVIKKRLIVADLFCGAGGFSEGFRQAGFKIVFALDYWGPARETHKLNHPNCKHIGIDCYEDNDGDILNIKVTDVDLIVPDVDVIIGSPPCVSFSSSNCAGKADKTHGIRLINKYLQIIAIKKHKPDSILKYWLLENVPNSKKELQEKYTFRELELTNEILESFGIQKKETDLALKLDISDDNIYNAADYGIPQRRKRLVVGNYPRPNPTHKKDEWVKLKTVIDAFKSEVITDPNYAFSINREELTDHFYDTSIHKYNWLQARDRKQQARYYGKMAFPEDTSSPSRTVMAMRTTSSREALIFGENAHGSYRSPTIREIASLMSFPITYLFQGKSEGIKYKLIGNAVCPKLAYVFAKEILKKVKIEVKQDFNPNSDKSKLKFDLTGWDSRKKQQNKHERANFVEIVPDMKYKNFRVELDNNRPRYTDGLIRWSATIHHATGKKNMKAAEPLKENVLTMLYQFKDREKINFFIKANEEVFDKKIPCADVFQSKYCLVEPNKNLFTPRDALENVKMLVDLFFPRDEYEDISLSNMNNEEDGRIIKFDPYDIPYENIPIRIVAALYSVIHIVELTKRIKNSYD